A region of Deltaproteobacteria bacterium DNA encodes the following proteins:
- the nbaC gene encoding 3-hydroxyanthranilate 3,4-dioxygenase, whose product MKPLNFRKWIDEHRHLLKPPVGNAQIWEGDRDFMVTVVGGPNARTDYHVNEGEEFFYQVEGDIVLRTLQEGERVDVPIRQGEIFLLPPKTPHSPQRPANTVGLVIERRRLPQEKDTFLWVCDGCGGELYRESFHLTDIVQQLAPVFEHYWGNPANTTCRKCGRKHAKP is encoded by the coding sequence ATGAAACCGCTCAACTTCCGGAAGTGGATCGACGAGCACCGCCATCTGCTCAAGCCACCCGTCGGCAATGCGCAGATCTGGGAGGGCGACCGCGACTTCATGGTGACCGTGGTGGGCGGGCCCAATGCCCGTACCGACTATCACGTCAACGAAGGAGAGGAGTTCTTCTACCAGGTGGAAGGCGACATCGTCTTGCGAACGCTGCAGGAGGGCGAGCGCGTCGACGTTCCCATCCGTCAGGGCGAGATCTTCCTCCTCCCCCCGAAGACGCCGCACTCGCCGCAGCGTCCGGCGAACACGGTCGGACTCGTCATCGAACGGCGTCGCCTGCCGCAGGAAAAGGACACCTTCCTCTGGGTCTGCGACGGCTGCGGCGGCGAGCTGTACCGGGAGTCGTTCCACCTCACCGACATCGTCCAGCAGCTTGCGCCGGTGTTCGAGCACTACTGGGGCAACCCGGCGAACACGACCTGCCGCAAGTGCGGCCGCAAGCATGCGAAGCCTTGA
- a CDS encoding RidA family protein, whose amino-acid sequence MSSNEFKSSRAPEPVGPYPHARRVGNLLFLSGIGPRRRDSRDIPGVRLAPDGSVASYDIEAQCRSVFDNVRAVLEDAGARWEDLVDVTVFLTDIQRDFAAYNRLYAEYFATVRPCRTTVEVTALPTPIAIELKCIAEVASR is encoded by the coding sequence ATGAGCTCGAACGAGTTCAAGTCGTCGCGCGCACCCGAGCCGGTCGGTCCGTATCCGCACGCGCGGCGGGTCGGAAATCTCCTCTTCCTTTCCGGCATCGGGCCGCGCCGGCGCGACTCGCGGGATATTCCCGGCGTCCGGCTCGCGCCCGACGGATCGGTTGCGAGCTACGACATCGAGGCGCAGTGCCGCTCCGTCTTCGACAACGTGCGCGCCGTCCTGGAAGATGCCGGGGCGCGATGGGAGGACCTGGTGGACGTGACGGTCTTCCTCACGGACATCCAGCGCGACTTCGCCGCCTACAACCGCCTGTACGCGGAGTATTTCGCCACCGTCCGTCCCTGCAGGACCACGGTGGAGGTCACGGCGCTGCCGACCCCCATCGCCATCGAGCTCAAGTGCATCGCGGAGGTCGCGTCCCGATGA
- a CDS encoding aldehyde dehydrogenase encodes MQDVLNFIDGRQVPAASGEWLDDVDPATGAIHARVASSDARDVDRAVAAALRAFPAWSATPAVERSKVMRRLARLIERDLDSLARAESIDSGKPLSAARTVDIPRAVQNFDFFADAITQFSSEAHPTDEVALNYTLRQPLGAVACISPWNLPLYLLSWKIAPALAAGNCVVAKPSEVTPMTAHLLGALAAEAGFPPGVLNVVQGLGPKAGAPLCAHREIRAISFTGSTRVGGEIGREAAGSFKKVSLEMGGKNPTVIFADADLREAIPQTVRAAFSNTGQICLCGSRILVEKSAYGLVRDELVERVRALEMGDPLDPATEQGALVSRQHLDKVLGCLAVAKQEGGRVLCGGGRAVVPGRCAGGFFVEPTLIEGLGPACRTNQEEIFGPVATLLPFETAEEAVQVANSTRYGLAASLWTRDLSRAHRVAAQLQSGIVWVNCWMLRDLRTPFGGVKESGVGREGGMDALRFFTEAKNVCVKL; translated from the coding sequence ATGCAGGACGTCCTCAACTTCATCGACGGACGGCAGGTGCCCGCCGCCTCCGGCGAGTGGCTGGACGACGTCGACCCGGCGACCGGCGCGATCCATGCGCGGGTCGCGAGCTCGGACGCGCGCGACGTGGATCGCGCGGTCGCGGCGGCACTCCGCGCCTTTCCTGCCTGGTCGGCGACTCCCGCGGTCGAGCGGTCGAAGGTGATGCGCCGGCTGGCGCGGCTGATCGAGCGCGATCTCGACTCCCTGGCGCGCGCGGAGTCGATCGACTCGGGAAAGCCGCTCTCCGCGGCGCGCACGGTGGACATCCCGCGCGCAGTCCAGAACTTCGACTTCTTCGCCGACGCGATCACGCAGTTTTCCAGCGAGGCGCACCCGACCGACGAAGTGGCGCTCAACTACACGCTGCGGCAACCGCTCGGCGCCGTCGCCTGCATCTCGCCCTGGAACCTTCCTCTCTACCTGCTCTCGTGGAAGATCGCCCCGGCGCTCGCCGCGGGAAACTGCGTGGTCGCCAAGCCTTCTGAGGTGACTCCGATGACCGCGCACCTGCTCGGCGCGCTCGCAGCGGAGGCGGGATTTCCCCCCGGCGTGCTGAACGTCGTCCAGGGTCTCGGCCCCAAGGCTGGCGCGCCGTTGTGCGCACATCGGGAGATCCGGGCCATCTCTTTTACGGGATCGACGCGCGTTGGCGGCGAGATCGGCCGCGAGGCGGCCGGCTCGTTCAAGAAGGTCTCGCTGGAAATGGGCGGCAAGAACCCGACGGTCATCTTCGCCGACGCCGACCTGCGCGAGGCCATCCCGCAAACGGTGCGCGCCGCCTTCTCGAACACCGGACAGATCTGTCTCTGCGGCTCGCGGATCCTGGTCGAGAAATCCGCGTACGGGCTCGTTCGCGACGAGCTCGTCGAGCGCGTGCGCGCCCTCGAGATGGGCGATCCGCTCGACCCTGCGACCGAACAGGGTGCCCTCGTCTCGCGCCAGCATCTCGACAAGGTGTTGGGATGCCTGGCGGTCGCAAAGCAGGAAGGCGGGCGCGTTCTCTGCGGCGGCGGCCGGGCGGTGGTTCCCGGGCGATGCGCGGGTGGCTTTTTCGTGGAGCCCACGCTGATCGAGGGTCTGGGCCCCGCCTGCCGCACCAACCAGGAGGAGATCTTCGGTCCGGTGGCGACGCTGCTTCCATTCGAGACCGCGGAGGAGGCGGTCCAGGTCGCGAACTCGACACGCTATGGTCTCGCCGCTTCGCTGTGGACTCGCGATCTGTCGCGGGCCCATCGCGTCGCCGCCCAGCTTCAGAGCGGGATCGTCTGGGTCAACTGCTGGATGTTGCGCGACCTGCGCACGCCGTTCGGAGGCGTCAAGGAGTCGGGCGTCGGCCGCGAAGGCGGGATGGACGCGCTGCGGTTCTTCACCGAAGCGAAGAACGTCTGCGTGAAGCTATGA
- a CDS encoding class I SAM-dependent methyltransferase, translating to MKRIAVLLVCAAACKSAPPPAPATAAPKEDGRAARNTVVSAPDRSAADKDLDPGRKPAEMLDFLDVRPGMKVEDLGAGGGYTTELIARSVGPSGAVYMQNDPRWLSFLKDALAERFTHPAMKDVVRAEIPFDDPVPPEAKDLDLVVMNVIYHDIVNMPVDRARMNKIIFNALRPGGAYVVIDSSAKDGSGLSATQTLHRIDESVVKEEVQTAGFRLASEGTFLRNPDDPRDWNASPNAAAKLGKRGQSDRFALKFIRPASP from the coding sequence ATGAAGCGCATCGCCGTCCTCCTCGTTTGCGCGGCCGCCTGCAAGTCCGCGCCGCCACCCGCGCCCGCGACCGCCGCCCCCAAGGAAGACGGCCGGGCAGCGCGGAACACCGTCGTGTCGGCACCGGATCGGAGCGCCGCCGACAAGGACCTCGATCCGGGCCGCAAGCCCGCCGAGATGCTCGACTTCCTCGACGTGCGTCCCGGCATGAAGGTCGAGGACCTGGGAGCGGGCGGCGGTTACACGACGGAGTTGATCGCGCGCTCGGTGGGGCCGTCGGGCGCGGTATACATGCAGAACGATCCGCGCTGGCTGTCGTTCCTCAAAGACGCCCTCGCCGAGCGCTTCACGCATCCGGCGATGAAGGACGTGGTGCGCGCCGAGATTCCGTTCGACGATCCGGTTCCGCCGGAGGCGAAGGACCTCGACCTGGTGGTGATGAACGTCATCTACCACGACATCGTGAACATGCCGGTGGACAGGGCCCGGATGAACAAGATCATCTTCAACGCGCTCCGCCCCGGCGGCGCATACGTGGTGATCGACTCGAGCGCGAAGGACGGCAGCGGCCTTTCCGCGACGCAGACCCTCCACCGCATCGACGAGAGCGTGGTGAAGGAAGAGGTGCAGACGGCTGGCTTCCGGCTCGCTTCGGAGGGCACCTTCCTGCGCAATCCTGACGATCCCCGCGACTGGAACGCGTCCCCGAACGCCGCCGCCAAGCTCGGCAAGCGTGGCCAGAGCGACCGTTTCGCGCTGAAATTCATTCGTCCCGCGAGTCCATGA
- a CDS encoding cupin domain-containing protein — MRKLFPLLVAAAALADAPKPPSTEEALVANVATAKFADSTTPNATKGMQAAVIGVDPTTKGATAYLKTPAGTGLPAHWHSAAEYTVLLSGKGTLTLDGKQHDVAPGGYVVIPAKAVHQFVCSAGTDCMLLVRRGGPADYNFVK, encoded by the coding sequence ATGCGCAAGCTCTTTCCGCTGTTGGTCGCCGCCGCCGCTCTCGCCGATGCGCCGAAACCGCCGTCGACCGAGGAGGCCCTGGTCGCCAACGTCGCCACCGCGAAGTTCGCCGACTCCACCACGCCGAACGCGACCAAAGGGATGCAGGCCGCGGTCATCGGTGTCGACCCTACGACCAAGGGCGCCACCGCCTACTTGAAGACGCCCGCCGGCACCGGGTTGCCGGCGCACTGGCACTCCGCCGCGGAGTACACGGTCCTCCTCTCCGGCAAGGGGACTTTGACGCTCGACGGGAAGCAGCACGATGTCGCTCCGGGCGGTTACGTCGTCATCCCAGCGAAGGCAGTACACCAGTTCGTCTGCTCGGCAGGGACCGATTGCATGTTGCTCGTCCGCCGCGGCGGGCCGGCGGACTACAACTTCGTCAAGTGA
- a CDS encoding YkgJ family cysteine cluster protein, with product MMASTSRMWTHAPIVEPDTSPSTHRTSRITVMVQSMLYLLCRKGRSRTVGKRASRRRSTRAGARPGRQRAHRNILAAHTGKRGTFGCRVAEVPAEFHVRGGACRGGGRLHVRWSSDSVGALSRSAPLSHRRPRRAALHRAARAVAGGVVHAAIRRAPGGAVDHRHFPAEHPPLGAASLPAGVRRLEAGGLSRLRVHQRRAQRGGEQRLDFVDGRPGSGGGARPLLRAALRPLRVRRPLRVPGCRTGPGRRAEPRRCRDRSLRADGRRVSNGSDYHLAPLPSARAKPHRASARGPAARGAGTAARRARSQPARLPTRLERGGRNRSCLLSAAHDRQSPDGFCPDGHLHRRGRRLPDARRPDLGSRPRPRRRAPGRGRQRLRALPLSSAVDLRGGRPALASRHRCSGLRRRQRRPRPGDVLLAARALAAGHAILLRRGRCGRRRPGGRNRFRRGRRHRQAPPRRLVVARSTARRLTGAVSGRRRRPLLRGGSRIAHRWTNAGRSAADAVPRGPGPCEAFRVTFDCQSCGACCCNTDENRAETYVDYVEVRPRSALARHPRLLRRLTVLNGEGERHMKLRGRDQRCIALEGKLGSRVACTIYEIRPSACRQVLPGSRECRQDRRERGIE from the coding sequence ATGATGGCGAGCACCAGCAGGATGTGGACCCATGCGCCCATCGTGGAGCCCGATACCAGCCCGAGCACCCACAGGACGAGCAGAATCACGGTGATGGTCCAGAGCATGCTGTACCTCCTTTGCCGCAAAGGTAGGTCTCGCACTGTCGGGAAACGAGCGTCCCGCCGGAGGAGCACCCGGGCAGGCGCACGTCCGGGTCGGCAGCGCGCGCACAGGAACATCCTTGCAGCGCACACGGGCAAGCGTGGCACGTTTGGGTGCCGTGTTGCGGAGGTCCCTGCGGAATTCCATGTTCGAGGGGGCGCTTGCCGAGGTGGTGGGCGCCTGCACGTCCGGTGGAGTTCTGACAGCGTGGGCGCTCTTTCTCGATCTGCCCCCCTTTCTCATCGGCGTCCTCGGCGCGCTGCCCTTCACCGCGCAGCTCGTGCAGTTGCCGGCGGCGTGGTGCACGCGGCGATTCGGCGGGCGCCGGGCGGCGCTGTGGACCATCGGCATTTCCCGGCAGAGCATCCTCCCCTTGGCGCTGCTTCCCTTCCTGCCGGCGTCCGCCGTCTCGAAGCAGGCGGTCTTTCTCGGCTGCGCGTTCATCAGCGCCGCGCTCAGCGTGGCGGGGAACAACGCCTGGACTTCGTGGATGGGCGACCTGGTTCCGGCGGCGGTGCGCGGCCGCTACTTCGGGCGGCGCTCCGCCCTCTGCGCGTTCGCCGCCCTCTGCGCGTCCCTGGCTGCCGGACTGGTCCTGGACGCAGGGCGGAACCGCGGCGATGCAGGGACCGCTCTCTGCGCGCTGACGGTCGCCGCGTCTCTAACGGGAGCGATTACCACCTGGCTCCTCTTCCGTCAGCACGAGCCAAGCCACACCGTGCCTCCGCGCGCGGCCCCGCTGCACGAGGCGCTGGAACCGCTGCACGACGGGCGCGCTCGCAGCCTGCTCGCCTTCCAACTCGCCTGGAGCGCGGCGGGAGGAATCGCAGCTGCCTTCTATCCGCTGCACATGATCGGCAATCTCCGGATGGGTTTTGTCCGGATGGCCATCTACACCGCCGCGGTCGCCGCCTTCCGGATGCTCGCCGGCCCGATCTGGGGTCGCGTCCTCGACCGCGGCGGCGCGCGCCAGGTCGTGGTCGCCAGCGCCTTCGCGCTCTGCCTCTCTCCTCTGCTGTGGATCTTCGCGGCGGAAGGCCGGCTCTGGCCTCTCGGCATCGATGCAGCGGTCTGCGGCGCCGCCAACGCCGGCCTCGCCCTGGCGACGTTCTCCTTGCCGCTCGCGCTCTCGCGGCCGGCCACGCGATCCTTCTACGTCGGGGCCGTTGCGGCCGTCGGAGGCCTGGCGGCCGGAATCGGTTCCGCCGCGGGCGGCGCCATCGTCAAGCTCCTCCCAGACGCCTGGTCGTTGCTCGGTCAACCGCTCGTCGCCTCACAGGCGCTGTTTCTGGTCGGCGCCGGCGCCCGCTTCTGCGCGGCGGCTCTCGCATTGCGCATCGATGGACGAACGCCGGCCGAAGTGCTGCAGATGCCGTCCCGCGCGGGCCCGGCCCGTGCGAAGCTTTCCGCGTGACGTTCGACTGCCAGTCCTGTGGCGCCTGCTGCTGCAACACCGACGAGAACCGCGCCGAGACGTATGTCGACTACGTCGAGGTCAGGCCCCGCTCTGCGCTCGCGCGCCACCCTCGCCTGCTCCGCCGGTTGACCGTGCTCAACGGCGAAGGCGAGCGCCACATGAAGCTCCGCGGGCGGGATCAACGCTGCATCGCTCTCGAGGGCAAGCTCGGCAGCCGCGTCGCCTGCACGATCTACGAGATCCGTCCTTCGGCCTGCCGGCAGGTCCTGCCCGGGTCCCGGGAGTGCCGCCAGGATCGCCGCGAACGCGGGATCGAGTAG
- a CDS encoding lmo0937 family membrane protein — MLWTITVILLVLWVLGLVSGSTMGAWVHILLVLAIISLIFAVLRRGATV, encoded by the coding sequence ATGCTCTGGACCATCACCGTGATTCTGCTCGTCCTGTGGGTGCTCGGGCTGGTATCGGGCTCCACGATGGGCGCATGGGTCCACATCCTGCTGGTGCTCGCCATCATCAGCCTGATCTTCGCGGTCCTGCGCCGCGGCGCGACGGTCTGA
- a CDS encoding ATP-dependent DNA ligase: protein MRGKRLTLSNLDKVFYPKAGFTKAQVIDFYLRIAPALLPHLRDRPLTLKRYPNGVDGQFFYEKNCPSHRPPWVKTAPIWSDQNQRVMQFCLVQDVATLAWATNLADLEMHVPLHRARDVERPDSVVFDLDPGPPADLVQCCEVAVILEQMFAQLGLRTLAKTSGSKGLQIYLPLNQRITYEETKPFARAVADALAAKRPGLVVSNMKKSLRAAKVLVDWSQNDPHKTTVCVYSLRARERPTVSTPVSWNEVRECLHAKDPKLLSFETDAALRRVDEHGDLFAPLLSLKQKLPRIPGS from the coding sequence ATCCGCGGCAAGCGCCTGACGCTCAGCAATCTCGACAAGGTCTTCTATCCGAAGGCGGGTTTCACCAAGGCGCAGGTGATCGATTTCTACCTGCGAATCGCGCCGGCGCTGCTCCCGCACCTGCGGGACCGGCCGCTCACGCTCAAGCGCTATCCCAACGGAGTGGACGGTCAGTTCTTCTACGAGAAGAACTGCCCCTCGCACCGGCCGCCGTGGGTCAAGACCGCGCCGATCTGGAGCGACCAGAACCAGCGCGTGATGCAGTTCTGCCTGGTGCAGGACGTCGCTACGCTCGCCTGGGCCACGAATCTGGCCGACCTGGAGATGCACGTTCCCCTGCACCGCGCCCGCGACGTCGAGCGGCCCGACAGCGTGGTCTTCGATCTCGACCCCGGACCGCCGGCGGACCTCGTCCAGTGCTGCGAAGTTGCCGTCATCCTCGAGCAGATGTTCGCGCAGCTCGGGTTGCGGACCCTTGCCAAGACCTCGGGCTCCAAGGGCCTGCAGATCTACCTGCCGCTGAACCAGCGCATCACGTACGAGGAGACGAAGCCGTTCGCGCGCGCGGTCGCCGACGCGCTGGCGGCGAAGCGTCCCGGTCTCGTGGTCTCGAACATGAAGAAATCGCTGCGGGCCGCAAAGGTGCTGGTCGACTGGAGCCAGAACGATCCGCACAAGACGACCGTGTGCGTGTACTCGCTGCGCGCCCGCGAGCGACCGACGGTTTCGACACCGGTGAGCTGGAACGAAGTCCGCGAGTGTCTCCACGCAAAAGACCCGAAGCTGCTCTCGTTCGAGACCGATGCCGCCTTGCGCCGCGTGGACGAGCACGGCGACCTCTTTGCCCCGCTCCTCTCTTTGAAGCAGAAGCTCCCGCGAATTCCCGGCAGCTGA
- a CDS encoding Ku protein has product MARPIWSGSISFGLVSVPVKLFSATSPKEVRFHMLHDKDGGRIQQKRVCSIDGEEVAWEHIVKGFEISKGRYVTVAREELEAFNPRANKAIEIEDFVELAQIDPIYYESTYYLVPDRGAAKPYALLVEAMKRTHKVGIARFVLRTKQYLAAVRPLEHALAISTMLYADEVVSQDELEALPDAHTKPGERELKMAEQLIGSLAADFDIRKYKDDYREQVLALLERKAEGEEIVAQEPAEEPRGKIVNLMDALQ; this is encoded by the coding sequence ATGGCCCGGCCCATCTGGAGCGGATCGATCAGCTTCGGATTGGTCAGCGTGCCGGTGAAGCTGTTCTCCGCCACTTCCCCGAAAGAAGTGCGCTTCCACATGCTCCACGACAAGGACGGCGGCCGGATCCAGCAAAAACGCGTCTGCAGCATCGACGGCGAAGAAGTCGCCTGGGAGCACATCGTCAAGGGCTTCGAGATCAGCAAGGGGCGCTACGTCACCGTCGCCCGCGAGGAGCTCGAAGCGTTCAATCCGCGCGCGAACAAGGCCATCGAGATCGAGGACTTCGTCGAGCTGGCGCAGATCGATCCCATCTACTACGAGAGCACTTACTACCTGGTGCCCGACCGCGGCGCGGCGAAGCCTTATGCTCTGCTCGTCGAGGCGATGAAGCGGACGCACAAGGTCGGAATCGCCCGCTTCGTCCTGCGCACCAAGCAGTACCTCGCCGCCGTGCGCCCACTCGAGCACGCTTTGGCGATCTCCACCATGCTCTACGCCGACGAGGTGGTCTCCCAGGACGAGCTCGAAGCGCTTCCCGACGCCCACACGAAGCCCGGCGAGCGGGAGCTGAAGATGGCCGAGCAGCTCATCGGATCGCTCGCCGCCGACTTCGACATCCGCAAGTACAAGGACGACTACCGCGAGCAGGTCCTCGCCCTGCTCGAGCGCAAGGCGGAGGGCGAGGAGATCGTCGCCCAGGAGCCCGCGGAGGAGCCGCGCGGCAAGATCGTCAATCTGATGGACGCGCTGCAGAA
- a CDS encoding YihY/virulence factor BrkB family protein, which produces MILPETGLWQFAKTVGKRVSDNAVTDRAAQLSYYFVFALFPFLFTLVTLAAYLPVKDAVDQLMTRLDPLMPEAAMQIIRGQLTDLATRQRPHLLTFGLVLALWSASRGVDALRTALNLSYDVKESRPWWKVQVIALAVTIATSALMLIAIVVLALGGSIGLWLAAKLHVDQFWALLWGWLRWPITAAGVMLVLALLYYCLPDVKQEWRYITPGSLLGTVLWLLLTWGFSIYAENFASYDKTYGAIGGVIVLMTWFYISGFVFILGGEVNAVIEHASAEGKARGARAAGEAPPPPVERPSIAAPGAAKNAETAQRTRRRLWSRWRKSPA; this is translated from the coding sequence ATGATCCTGCCGGAAACGGGCCTTTGGCAGTTCGCCAAGACGGTCGGCAAGCGCGTCTCCGACAACGCTGTCACCGACCGCGCTGCGCAGCTCTCGTACTACTTCGTCTTTGCCCTCTTCCCCTTCCTCTTCACGCTGGTCACGCTCGCCGCGTACCTGCCGGTGAAGGACGCCGTCGACCAGCTGATGACGCGGCTCGATCCGCTGATGCCCGAGGCGGCCATGCAGATCATCCGCGGTCAGCTCACCGACCTCGCCACCCGCCAGCGGCCACACCTGCTCACGTTCGGTCTCGTGCTCGCGCTCTGGAGCGCATCGCGCGGCGTGGATGCGCTGCGCACCGCGCTCAATCTCTCCTACGACGTCAAGGAATCGCGCCCGTGGTGGAAGGTGCAGGTCATCGCTCTCGCCGTGACGATCGCCACCTCCGCCCTGATGCTGATCGCCATCGTCGTGCTGGCGTTGGGCGGCAGCATCGGCCTCTGGCTCGCCGCGAAGCTCCACGTCGACCAGTTCTGGGCGCTGCTCTGGGGTTGGCTGCGCTGGCCCATCACCGCCGCCGGCGTGATGCTGGTGCTTGCGCTGCTCTATTACTGCCTGCCCGACGTGAAGCAGGAGTGGCGGTACATCACGCCCGGGTCGCTGCTCGGGACGGTGCTCTGGCTGCTGCTCACCTGGGGCTTCTCGATATACGCCGAGAACTTTGCAAGCTACGACAAGACCTACGGCGCAATCGGCGGGGTCATCGTGCTGATGACCTGGTTCTACATCAGCGGCTTCGTGTTCATCCTCGGCGGCGAGGTGAACGCGGTGATCGAGCACGCCTCCGCGGAGGGAAAGGCGCGCGGAGCGCGCGCCGCGGGCGAAGCGCCTCCGCCGCCGGTCGAGCGCCCCAGCATCGCGGCGCCGGGCGCCGCCAAGAACGCCGAGACCGCGCAGAGGACGCGCCGCCGGCTCTGGTCGCGCTGGCGCAAGTCGCCCGCCTGA
- a CDS encoding glycoside hydrolase family 15 protein, with the protein MTTPIADYAIVGDGRSAALISRAGSLDWLCWPRFDSPSIFAAILDEERGGRFSVAPGVPFRSTRAYLGETNVLETRFQTASGELALTDFMPVLSRFDSARSMHPGHEVVRIARCERGEVEVEIVFDPRPDYGRRKAPIRSMGKLGLHVDCGGDAIVTLLTDAPLGAEGRARVRLRGGEQIHFSLTYACGAPAVLPPPTRHRSVAVLERALRLWQEWAARTKYDGPARDLVVRSALVLKLLQYSPSGAIVAAPTTSLPERPGGDLNWDYRFCWLRDAALTARALFGLGHSEEAENFMSWLLTATSLSLPELHVLYDLYGRRPGRETALEHLRGYGGARPVRIGNAATGQVQLDTYGEVIEAAAHFVRSGGEIDRPTANMLCAFGREVARSFDRPDEGIWEVRDVPRRFTHSRVLCWSALDRLCELADKGHVPKADVDVFAAARNRIREEVETLGWSEQLHSYTRTLAGADVDASLLLLSWYRYCPADAPRMRSTWGRIRERLEIAPGLFRRYYGGLTAGEGAFGICSFWAAEYLALGGGTPAEAEEQLDTLLGYANDVGLFAEEIDPASGAALGNFPQAYTHVGLINAALSLRDRLERGKREAERARAQLPEARP; encoded by the coding sequence GTGACGACGCCGATCGCCGACTATGCCATCGTCGGCGACGGCCGTTCCGCGGCGTTGATTTCGCGGGCGGGCTCTCTGGACTGGCTGTGCTGGCCGCGCTTCGACAGCCCGTCGATCTTCGCCGCCATCCTCGACGAGGAGCGCGGCGGCCGGTTCTCCGTCGCGCCGGGGGTGCCCTTTCGTTCCACCCGGGCGTACCTCGGAGAGACCAATGTGCTCGAGACGCGCTTTCAGACCGCTTCGGGCGAGCTCGCGCTCACCGATTTCATGCCGGTGCTGTCGCGGTTCGACTCGGCACGGAGCATGCACCCCGGCCACGAAGTGGTCCGGATCGCCCGCTGCGAGCGCGGCGAGGTCGAGGTCGAGATCGTGTTCGATCCGCGCCCGGACTACGGCAGGCGCAAGGCGCCCATCCGCTCGATGGGAAAGCTCGGCTTGCACGTCGATTGCGGTGGCGACGCGATCGTCACTCTGCTCACCGACGCTCCGCTCGGAGCGGAAGGCCGCGCGCGCGTCAGGCTTCGCGGAGGCGAACAGATCCATTTCTCGCTCACCTATGCCTGCGGTGCCCCGGCCGTGCTCCCGCCGCCCACTCGCCACCGGAGCGTGGCAGTGCTCGAGCGCGCGCTGCGACTTTGGCAAGAGTGGGCGGCGCGCACGAAGTACGACGGGCCCGCCCGGGACCTGGTGGTCCGAAGCGCCCTGGTGCTCAAGCTGCTGCAGTATTCACCCTCCGGCGCCATCGTCGCGGCGCCAACCACTTCGCTCCCGGAGCGCCCCGGCGGCGACCTCAACTGGGACTATCGCTTCTGCTGGCTGCGCGACGCGGCGCTCACCGCCCGCGCCCTGTTCGGCCTCGGGCACAGCGAGGAGGCGGAGAACTTCATGAGCTGGCTGCTGACGGCGACCAGCTTGTCGCTGCCGGAGCTGCACGTGCTCTACGACCTGTATGGGCGGCGCCCCGGCCGGGAGACGGCGCTCGAGCACCTCAGGGGGTACGGAGGCGCAAGGCCGGTGCGGATCGGCAATGCCGCCACGGGGCAGGTCCAGCTCGACACGTACGGCGAAGTCATCGAAGCGGCCGCGCATTTCGTCCGCAGCGGAGGCGAGATCGATCGGCCCACCGCGAACATGCTCTGCGCCTTCGGCCGCGAAGTTGCGCGCTCCTTCGACCGGCCCGACGAGGGGATCTGGGAAGTCCGCGACGTGCCGCGCAGGTTCACGCACTCGCGGGTCCTCTGCTGGTCAGCCCTCGACCGCCTCTGCGAGCTGGCGGACAAAGGGCATGTGCCGAAGGCGGATGTGGACGTCTTCGCCGCTGCGCGCAACCGCATCCGCGAAGAGGTCGAGACGCTCGGCTGGAGCGAACAGCTCCACAGCTACACGCGCACGCTCGCCGGCGCGGACGTCGACGCCAGCCTGCTGCTCCTTTCCTGGTATCGGTATTGCCCTGCGGATGCCCCTCGCATGCGGTCCACCTGGGGCAGGATCCGGGAACGCCTCGAGATCGCTCCGGGCCTCTTCCGGCGCTACTACGGCGGGCTCACCGCCGGGGAAGGCGCATTCGGGATCTGCAGCTTCTGGGCGGCGGAATACCTCGCGCTCGGCGGCGGAACGCCGGCCGAGGCGGAGGAGCAGCTCGACACGCTGCTCGGGTACGCGAACGACGTCGGCCTCTTTGCCGAAGAGATCGACCCTGCCAGCGGCGCCGCGCTGGGAAACTTTCCACAGGCGTACACGCACGTCGGCCTGATCAATGCCGCATTATCCCTGCGCGACCGCCTGGAGCGCGGCAAGCGGGAAGCCGAGCGCGCGCGGGCCCAATTGCCGGAGGCGCGTCCGTGA